The segment GTAGAAGTTGATGGTATAGGGCGTCTGAAGGACGCTTAAAATGATGTCTGCCTTCTCTTTTAACGGCACCGCAAAGACCTTATAGGCGTCCAGGCAGGCTTTTTCAAACGAGGTGAATAAATCGCCACAGTGAACTGAAAGGAGGTTGTGTTTTGAGTCCTGAACCAGTTGGATGGAAAAGACCGGTTTGGGAACCATCCTTGCCGCCTCGGTCATATCAAGATGAACCGGGTTTTCTTTGAGTGAGAATGGGGCGGATGCCGGGTGGAGCAAAAGGTTGTGGTTCTGGGCGATGGTTTTTATGCCGGCAATCCCCGGGATAAAGCATTTTCTGCCACCGGTATAACCGGCAAAGTAATGGGGTTCAATGGAGTTAATCGTAATAATTCTTTCTGCCCAGATGAGCGCGCGGTTCAGTTCAACCTCGGTGCCAAACCTGGTTTTTCCTAAAAAGTAGAGAGAGGGTCTGTCTCTGCAATCGTGCTGGATGATGCGCCCTTTTATCCGCTCAAGGATTTCCTCGCCGATGATGTTTTTCAGTTCCTCCTCTTTTGCCTGGCGGTGGGTGCCCAAACAGATGAGGTATTTTGTGTCCCTTTTGTTCAGTTCCTCTTCAAGGAGTTTCAGAATCGGCTCGTTGGGTGTTGGGCGGGTGTAGTCGTTTAAAAGGACAAGGATGCGGTGAGAATCGGCGATAAAATTTTTTGCCTCCTGTGCTGCCTTACTGATCGCAGAGTTGATGTCGCAGAATGAGGTTTCAAACCGGTTGGGCTGAAGAACCCCAAGGAGGTTTTTTTCAGGAACCGA is part of the candidate division WOR-3 bacterium genome and harbors:
- the larA gene encoding nickel-dependent lactate racemase; this encodes MDLKIACDNRTEQVSVPEKNLLGVLQPNRFETSFCDINSAISKAAQEAKNFIADSHRILVLLNDYTRPTPNEPILKLLEEELNKRDTKYLICLGTHRQAKEEELKNIIGEEILERIKGRIIQHDCRDRPSLYFLGKTRFGTEVELNRALIWAERIITINSIEPHYFAGYTGGRKCFIPGIAGIKTIAQNHNLLLHPASAPFSLKENPVHLDMTEAARMVPKPVFSIQLVQDSKHNLLSVHCGDLFTSFEKACLDAYKVFAVPLKEKADIILSVLQTPYTINFYQSQRAVEFAIPALKPNGIQITVSPCYDGVGNDDFVRVLQSCSTPDELLNMKPPEVLGWHKAARLARIMQKAQLYTVMPGVKDELIRSVFMHPFSSIQAALDFALEKLGKNATIYIIPDAGSLVPVVT